One part of the Pannonibacter sp. XCT-53 genome encodes these proteins:
- a CDS encoding GTP-binding protein codes for MTKRLPVTVLSGFLGAGKTTLLNHVLANREGLKVAVIVNDMSEVNIDAALIRDGGANLSRTQEALVEMTNGCICCTLRDDLLVEVRRLAAEGRFDYLLIESTGISEPLPVASTFEFRDEEDQSLSDVARLDTMVTVVDAAGLLAHFASVDSLTDIGQSLGEDDTRTLIDLLTDQIEFADVIVLNKVSSATPADLEAARKIIRSLNPEARLVEADFGRVPLSDILGTGRFDFERAHTHPLWYKELNGFADHTPETEEYGIRSFVFRARQPFDPEKLQAFINRSWPGVVRVKGFFWLATRPDFVGELSQAGAQVRTEKRGLWWSAVPKSYWPDHPDWHRSMQGYLDPVWGDRRQELVFIGCDPMDEEALRRDLAECLVPAKGFTPAAWRHMADPFPLWSKSAA; via the coding sequence ATGACCAAACGCCTGCCGGTCACCGTGCTGTCGGGGTTCCTCGGCGCGGGCAAGACCACGCTGCTGAACCACGTCCTCGCCAACCGCGAGGGGCTGAAGGTCGCCGTCATCGTCAACGACATGTCGGAGGTGAACATCGACGCCGCCCTGATCCGCGACGGCGGCGCCAACCTGTCGCGCACCCAGGAAGCGCTGGTCGAGATGACCAACGGCTGCATCTGCTGCACCTTGCGCGATGATCTGCTGGTCGAGGTCCGGCGTCTGGCGGCGGAAGGCCGCTTCGATTACCTGCTCATCGAATCCACCGGCATCTCGGAGCCGCTGCCGGTCGCCTCCACCTTCGAGTTCCGCGACGAGGAGGACCAGAGCCTCTCCGACGTGGCCCGGCTCGACACCATGGTCACCGTGGTCGACGCCGCCGGCCTGCTGGCCCACTTCGCGTCCGTCGACAGCCTCACCGACATCGGCCAGTCGCTGGGCGAGGACGACACGCGCACGCTGATCGATCTGCTCACCGACCAGATCGAGTTTGCCGACGTGATCGTGCTCAACAAGGTCTCCAGCGCCACGCCCGCCGATCTGGAGGCCGCCCGCAAGATCATCCGCTCGCTGAACCCGGAGGCACGGCTGGTGGAGGCCGACTTCGGCCGGGTGCCGCTCTCCGACATTCTCGGCACCGGCCGCTTCGACTTCGAGCGCGCCCACACCCATCCGCTCTGGTACAAGGAACTGAACGGCTTCGCCGATCACACACCAGAGACCGAAGAATACGGCATCCGCTCCTTCGTCTTCCGCGCGCGCCAGCCCTTCGACCCGGAAAAGCTGCAGGCCTTCATCAACCGCTCCTGGCCCGGCGTCGTGCGCGTCAAGGGCTTCTTCTGGCTCGCCACACGGCCGGACTTCGTCGGCGAACTGTCGCAGGCCGGCGCACAGGTGCGCACCGAAAAGCGCGGCCTCTGGTGGTCGGCGGTGCCGAAGTCCTACTGGCCGGACCATCCCGACTGGCACCGGTCCATGCAGGGCTACCTCGACCCGGTCTGGGGCGACCGGCGGCAGGAGCTGGTCTTCATCGGCTGCGACCCGATGGACGAGGAGGCGCTGCGGCGGGACCTGGCCGAGTGCCTCGTGCCCGCCAAGGGCTTCACCCCGGCCGCCTGGCGCCACATGGCCGACCCCTTCCCCCTCTGGAGCAAGTCCGCCGCCTGA
- a CDS encoding MarR family winged helix-turn-helix transcriptional regulator, with amino-acid sequence MSQPPDPASQRPADDAGTDLGISTGTDLARPTPALPGPDSATTPDAETMARLCLGLAVRRTSNLVTRHYNAHLAETGLEVTQFSLLAGIASGKPASLGDLAGLLSIDRSTLTRNLRPLQAAGLIDLQAAQGRRQLPTLTEKGETVLRAASSAWLRAQTALVDTLGPEDTAAVRASLRRLRDAARRPGVP; translated from the coding sequence ATGTCGCAGCCACCGGATCCCGCAAGCCAGCGCCCCGCCGATGACGCCGGCACCGACCTCGGCATCAGCACTGGCACCGACCTCGCCCGTCCGACCCCGGCCCTCCCGGGACCGGACAGCGCGACCACGCCGGACGCCGAAACCATGGCACGCCTCTGCCTGGGGCTCGCGGTCCGCCGCACCTCCAATCTCGTCACCCGGCATTACAATGCGCATCTGGCGGAGACCGGTCTGGAGGTGACCCAGTTCTCGCTGCTGGCGGGCATTGCCTCCGGCAAGCCGGCCTCGCTTGGCGACCTTGCGGGGCTGCTGTCGATCGACAGGTCCACGTTGACGCGCAACCTGCGCCCGCTCCAGGCAGCCGGCCTGATCGACCTTCAGGCCGCACAGGGCCGCCGGCAGCTGCCGACGCTGACCGAGAAGGGCGAGACGGTGCTGCGTGCGGCCTCCTCGGCATGGCTGCGGGCCCAGACCGCCCTTGTCGACACGCTCGGGCCAGAGGACACGGCCGCGGTCCGCGCCAGCCTGAGGCGTCTGCGCGACGCGGCACGCCGCCCGGGCGTCCCCTGA
- a CDS encoding PaaI family thioesterase: MTPSDAFPDLSGHDLGALPLDRIATLSGLEIFEHMKAGRLPAPPIMVTMQIVLEEAEQGRAVFIGRPGEAHMNPQGTVHGGWISTILDTAMSCAVHTELKPGELYTTTSLTVNMVRPLMPGSGAVRCEGRVAHRGSRLSTAEGRLVDARGRLIAHGTVTCMILPLQAA, encoded by the coding sequence ATGACCCCTTCCGATGCCTTCCCCGACCTGTCTGGCCACGATCTCGGCGCCCTGCCGCTCGACCGGATCGCCACGCTTTCCGGGCTCGAGATCTTCGAGCACATGAAGGCGGGCCGCCTGCCCGCCCCGCCGATCATGGTGACGATGCAGATCGTGCTGGAGGAAGCCGAACAGGGACGGGCCGTGTTCATCGGCCGTCCGGGCGAGGCGCACATGAACCCGCAGGGCACCGTGCATGGCGGCTGGATCTCCACCATCCTCGACACCGCCATGAGCTGCGCCGTGCATACGGAACTGAAGCCGGGCGAGCTTTACACCACCACGTCGCTGACCGTGAACATGGTGCGCCCGCTGATGCCGGGATCAGGCGCCGTGCGCTGCGAGGGCCGCGTCGCCCATCGCGGCAGCCGGCTCTCCACGGCGGAGGGGCGTCTGGTCGACGCCAGGGGGCGGCTCATCGCCCATGGCACCGTCACCTGCATGATCCTGCCGCTGCAGGCAGCCTGA
- the secE gene encoding preprotein translocase subunit SecE, with the protein MAKTNPFTFIQQVRAETAKVIWPTRRETAVTTTMVFLMVLIASIFFLLADQLMGWGVSLLLGLGN; encoded by the coding sequence ATGGCCAAGACGAATCCCTTCACGTTTATCCAGCAGGTGCGTGCCGAGACGGCCAAGGTTATCTGGCCGACGCGGCGCGAAACGGCTGTGACGACCACCATGGTTTTCCTCATGGTGCTGATTGCGTCTATTTTCTTCCTGCTCGCCGATCAGTTGATGGGGTGGGGAGTGAGCCTGTTGCTTGGACTTGGCAACTGA
- the rplJ gene encoding 50S ribosomal protein L10, which produces MERAEKHEFVTALNEVLAGTTVVVVAHYAGLSVAQMTALRSKVRDAGGTCKVAKNRLVKLALQGTELEHIGGLFKGPTLIAFSNDPVAAPKALVEFAKTTDKFVILGGALGKTNLNAEGVKSLATMPSLDELRARLVGMIQTPATRIAQVVNAPAGQLARVFGAYAKKDEAA; this is translated from the coding sequence GTGGAAAGAGCGGAAAAGCACGAGTTCGTGACCGCCCTCAACGAAGTGCTGGCTGGCACTACCGTTGTGGTCGTCGCGCACTATGCGGGCCTCTCGGTAGCCCAGATGACCGCCCTGCGGTCGAAGGTGCGCGACGCCGGCGGGACCTGCAAGGTTGCCAAGAACCGCCTTGTGAAGCTTGCCCTTCAAGGCACTGAACTGGAGCACATCGGTGGCCTGTTCAAGGGCCCGACCCTGATCGCGTTCTCGAACGATCCGGTCGCGGCCCCCAAGGCACTGGTGGAATTCGCCAAGACGACGGACAAGTTCGTCATCCTCGGCGGTGCTCTGGGCAAGACCAACCTGAATGCGGAAGGCGTCAAGTCTCTCGCCACGATGCCGTCGCTCGACGAGCTGCGCGCACGCCTGGTGGGCATGATCCAGACCCCGGCAACCCGCATCGCCCAGGTTGTCAACGCTCCGGCCGGGCAGCTTGCCCGCGTCTTCGGCGCGTATGCCAAGAAGGACGAGGCCGCATAA
- a CDS encoding TrmH family RNA methyltransferase, protein MSDEPTKRPRSAGPAGFRKSGAAAGSGDRAPWERDRPAGGPGRGPGKGFVKPQPRRPGLPPEGPVLLYGLHTVEAAFANRERRRLKLYATENAINRLQERGVAIDVPVEITAPRALDRMVTKDAVHQGMILEADPLPAYGPKELKGARLILALDQVTDPHNVGAILRSAVALAADAVVTTERHAPEEGSVLAKSASGALDMIRHVRVKNLAKFLDEMGEQGFFRVALDSDGPATLEETAFGDRTVLVLGSEGKGVRPGVRAACDTLARLDMPGAIRSLNVSNAAVLSLYLARTKMGL, encoded by the coding sequence ATGAGTGACGAACCGACCAAACGCCCCCGTTCTGCCGGCCCTGCCGGCTTCCGCAAGTCTGGCGCCGCCGCAGGCAGCGGTGACCGCGCCCCCTGGGAGCGCGATCGCCCCGCAGGCGGCCCCGGGCGCGGCCCGGGCAAGGGCTTCGTGAAGCCGCAGCCGCGCCGCCCCGGCCTGCCGCCGGAAGGCCCGGTGCTGCTCTACGGGCTGCACACAGTCGAGGCGGCCTTTGCCAACCGCGAACGCCGCCGGCTGAAGCTCTACGCCACGGAAAACGCGATCAACCGGTTGCAGGAACGCGGTGTCGCCATCGACGTTCCGGTGGAGATCACCGCGCCCCGCGCCCTCGACCGCATGGTCACGAAGGATGCCGTGCACCAGGGCATGATCCTGGAAGCCGATCCGCTCCCGGCCTACGGACCGAAAGAGCTGAAGGGGGCAAGGCTGATCCTCGCGCTGGACCAGGTCACCGATCCGCACAATGTGGGCGCGATCCTGCGCTCCGCCGTGGCGCTGGCCGCCGATGCCGTGGTGACCACGGAACGGCACGCGCCCGAGGAAGGCTCCGTCCTCGCCAAGTCCGCCTCCGGCGCCCTCGACATGATCCGTCATGTGCGGGTGAAGAACCTCGCCAAGTTCCTCGACGAGATGGGCGAACAGGGCTTCTTCCGCGTGGCGCTGGACAGCGACGGCCCGGCCACGCTGGAAGAAACCGCCTTCGGTGACCGCACCGTGCTCGTGCTCGGCTCCGAAGGCAAGGGCGTGCGGCCGGGCGTGCGCGCGGCCTGCGACACGCTCGCCCGTCTCGACATGCCCGGCGCGATCCGCTCGCTCAATGTCTCCAATGCGGCGGTGCTGTCGCTCTACCTCGCCCGCACAAAGATGGGACTTTGA
- the tuf gene encoding elongation factor Tu — MAKEKFERTKPHVNIGTIGHVDHGKTTLTAAITMTLAEVGGAVAKAYDQIDAAPEEKARGITISTAHVEYETANRHYAHVDCPGHADYVKNMITGAAQMDGAILVCSAADGPMPQTREHILLARQVGVPALVVFMNKVDQVDDEELLDLVEMELRELLSSYDFPGDDIPIVKGSALAAVENRDAAIGRDAIRALMDAVDAYIPTPERPIDQPFLMPIEDVFSISGRGTVVTGRVERGIVKVGEEVEIVGIRDTKKTTVTGVEMFRKLLDQGQAGDNIGALIRGIGREDVERGQVLCKPGTVKPHKKFKAEAYILTKEEGGRHTPFFTNYRPQFYFRTTDVTGIVELPEGTEMVMPGDNISVTVSLIVPIAMEEGLRFAIREGGRTVGAGVVASIIE; from the coding sequence ATGGCGAAGGAAAAGTTTGAGCGCACGAAGCCGCACGTGAACATTGGCACGATCGGCCACGTTGACCACGGCAAGACGACGCTGACCGCAGCGATCACGATGACGCTGGCGGAAGTCGGCGGCGCTGTCGCCAAGGCCTATGACCAGATCGACGCCGCGCCGGAAGAGAAGGCCCGCGGCATCACGATCTCGACCGCCCACGTCGAGTACGAGACGGCCAACCGTCACTACGCCCACGTGGACTGCCCGGGTCACGCCGACTACGTGAAGAACATGATCACCGGTGCCGCCCAGATGGACGGCGCGATCCTGGTGTGCTCAGCCGCTGACGGCCCGATGCCGCAGACCCGCGAGCACATCCTGCTCGCCCGTCAGGTCGGCGTGCCGGCTCTGGTGGTGTTCATGAACAAGGTCGACCAGGTCGACGACGAAGAGCTTCTGGACCTCGTGGAGATGGAGCTGCGCGAGCTGCTGTCGTCCTACGACTTCCCGGGCGACGACATTCCGATCGTCAAGGGCTCGGCCCTGGCGGCTGTCGAGAACCGCGATGCGGCGATCGGCCGTGACGCGATCCGCGCCCTGATGGACGCTGTCGACGCCTACATCCCGACCCCGGAGCGTCCGATCGACCAGCCGTTCCTGATGCCGATCGAAGACGTGTTCTCGATCTCCGGCCGTGGCACCGTGGTGACCGGTCGCGTCGAGCGCGGCATCGTGAAGGTTGGCGAGGAAGTCGAGATCGTCGGCATCCGCGACACCAAGAAGACGACCGTGACGGGCGTCGAGATGTTCCGCAAGCTCCTGGACCAGGGCCAGGCTGGCGACAACATCGGCGCGCTGATCCGCGGCATCGGCCGTGAGGACGTTGAGCGTGGCCAGGTCCTGTGCAAGCCGGGTACGGTGAAGCCGCACAAGAAGTTCAAGGCCGAAGCCTACATCCTGACCAAGGAAGAAGGCGGCCGTCACACGCCGTTCTTCACGAACTATCGTCCGCAGTTCTACTTCCGCACGACCGACGTGACGGGCATCGTGGAACTGCCGGAAGGCACCGAGATGGTGATGCCGGGTGATAACATCTCCGTCACCGTGTCGCTGATCGTGCCGATCGCCATGGAAGAAGGCCTGCGCTTCGCCATCCGCGAAGGCGGCCGCACCGTCGGCGCCGGCGTCGTTGCCTCCATCATCGAGTAA
- a CDS encoding recombinase family protein has protein sequence MLVRAYLRASTKEQDATRARAALDAFAKERGLKIAARYIENESGASLDRPELFRLLADCEPGDILLIEQVDRLSRLSGDDWNRLKAEISARGVKVVALDLPTSWTLASATATDEFSSRMAEAINGMMLDMLAAIARKDYADRRRRQAEGIAKAKADGRYTGRPANEARNAAIARMLERGDSWSMIMAATGAAKGTIAKLAKKMKEDASA, from the coding sequence ATGTTGGTCCGGGCTTATCTTCGTGCATCCACCAAGGAACAGGACGCCACCCGCGCCCGCGCTGCCCTCGACGCCTTCGCAAAGGAACGCGGTCTGAAGATTGCTGCGCGCTACATCGAGAACGAGAGCGGCGCAAGCCTCGACCGTCCCGAGCTGTTCCGCCTTCTGGCCGATTGCGAGCCTGGTGACATTTTGTTGATCGAACAGGTTGACCGCCTGTCCCGCCTGTCCGGTGATGACTGGAACCGGCTCAAGGCTGAGATTTCTGCCCGAGGCGTGAAAGTCGTTGCCCTGGACCTGCCGACAAGCTGGACGCTCGCCAGCGCCACGGCAACCGACGAATTTTCCAGCCGCATGGCAGAGGCAATCAACGGTATGATGCTCGACATGCTGGCCGCGATTGCCCGGAAGGATTATGCGGACCGGCGGCGGCGGCAAGCTGAAGGTATCGCAAAGGCCAAGGCTGACGGTCGGTACACCGGGCGTCCGGCGAACGAGGCACGCAACGCCGCGATTGCGCGGATGCTGGAGCGTGGCGACAGCTGGTCAATGATCATGGCAGCAACGGGAGCTGCTAAGGGTACGATTGCGAAGCTCGCAAAGAAGATGAAAGAAGACGCAAGCGCCTAA
- the rplL gene encoding 50S ribosomal protein L7/L12, producing the protein MADLNKLVEDLSALTVMEAAELSKMLEEKWGVSAAAPVAVAAVAAAPAAAAEEEKTEFDVVLADAGDKKINVIKEVRAITGLGLKEAKELVEGAPKVVKEQVSKAEAADMKKKLEEAGAKVELK; encoded by the coding sequence ATGGCTGATCTGAACAAGCTGGTCGAAGACCTGTCCGCACTGACCGTCATGGAAGCCGCCGAGCTGTCCAAGATGCTCGAAGAGAAGTGGGGCGTGTCCGCCGCTGCTCCGGTGGCTGTTGCTGCCGTTGCTGCTGCTCCGGCTGCTGCTGCTGAAGAAGAGAAGACCGAGTTCGACGTCGTCCTGGCTGACGCTGGCGACAAGAAGATCAACGTCATCAAGGAAGTCCGTGCCATCACCGGTCTCGGCCTGAAGGAAGCCAAGGAACTCGTCGAAGGCGCTCCGAAGGTCGTGAAGGAGCAGGTCTCCAAGGCTGAAGCTGCCGACATGAAGAAGAAGCTGGAAGAAGCCGGCGCCAAGGTCGAGCTGAAGTAA
- the rplA gene encoding 50S ribosomal protein L1, with the protein MSKIGKRIRAAREGIDRNKTYALGEALTLIKDRAKVKFDETVEVAINLGVDPRHADQMVRGVCVLPNGTGKTVRVAVFARGDKAEEAKAAGADIVGAEELVNEVQGGKIDFDRCIATPDMMPLVGRLGKVLGPRGLMPNPKVGTVTPDVASAVRDAKGGAVQFRVEKAGIIHAGVGKVSFSQDALIENIRALIDAVQKAKPSGSKGQYLKRIALSSTMGPGVKVELASING; encoded by the coding sequence ATGTCGAAGATTGGTAAGCGCATCCGTGCGGCTCGCGAAGGCATCGACCGCAACAAGACCTACGCCCTCGGCGAAGCCCTGACCCTGATCAAGGACCGCGCCAAGGTGAAGTTCGACGAGACCGTCGAAGTGGCGATCAACCTCGGCGTCGACCCGCGTCACGCGGACCAGATGGTCCGTGGCGTCTGCGTGCTGCCGAACGGCACCGGCAAGACCGTCCGCGTCGCCGTGTTCGCGCGTGGCGACAAGGCCGAGGAAGCCAAGGCTGCCGGCGCCGATATCGTCGGTGCGGAAGAGCTGGTGAACGAGGTTCAGGGCGGCAAGATCGATTTCGATCGCTGCATTGCCACGCCGGACATGATGCCGCTGGTCGGCCGTCTCGGCAAGGTGCTCGGCCCGCGCGGCCTGATGCCGAACCCGAAGGTCGGCACCGTGACCCCGGACGTGGCGTCGGCCGTGCGTGACGCCAAGGGCGGCGCCGTGCAGTTCCGCGTCGAGAAGGCCGGCATCATCCATGCTGGCGTCGGCAAGGTCTCGTTCTCGCAGGACGCCCTGATCGAGAACATCCGCGCCCTCATCGACGCGGTGCAGAAGGCCAAGCCGTCCGGCTCCAAGGGTCAGTACCTCAAGCGCATCGCGCTGTCGTCGACCATGGGCCCCGGCGTCAAGGTCGAGCTGGCCTCGATCAACGGCTGA
- a CDS encoding antibiotic biosynthesis monooxygenase family protein: MFIAMNRFKVKAGKEAEFEAVWKGRDSRLSEMAGFRSFHLLQGPADAEAGITLYASHTVWESREHFLAWTKSEQFREAHRNAGGNKDLYAGPPQFEGFAAVEGA; encoded by the coding sequence ATGTTCATCGCCATGAACCGGTTCAAGGTGAAGGCCGGCAAGGAAGCGGAGTTCGAGGCCGTCTGGAAGGGGCGTGACTCGCGCCTGTCCGAAATGGCCGGGTTCCGCAGCTTCCACCTGCTGCAGGGACCGGCGGATGCGGAGGCCGGCATCACGCTCTATGCCTCGCATACGGTGTGGGAAAGCCGCGAGCACTTCCTGGCCTGGACAAAGTCCGAGCAGTTCCGCGAGGCCCATCGCAACGCCGGCGGCAACAAGGACCTCTATGCCGGTCCGCCCCAGTTCGAGGGCTTTGCCGCCGTCGAGGGCGCGTGA
- the rplK gene encoding 50S ribosomal protein L11 — translation MAKKIEGYIKLQVSAGSATPSPPIGPALGQRGLNIMEFCKAFNAQTQDIEKGAPCPVVITYYSDRSFTFEIKTAPVSFFLKKASGIKSGSKTPGKGGFVGKVSKAQVRDIALAKMKDLNANDVEAAMLMVEGSARSMGLEVTE, via the coding sequence ATGGCGAAGAAGATTGAAGGTTACATCAAGCTGCAGGTGTCGGCTGGCTCCGCCACGCCGTCGCCCCCGATCGGTCCGGCGCTGGGTCAGCGCGGTCTCAACATCATGGAGTTCTGCAAGGCGTTCAACGCGCAGACCCAGGATATCGAGAAGGGCGCTCCGTGCCCGGTCGTCATCACCTATTACTCCGACCGTTCCTTCACGTTCGAGATCAAGACGGCTCCGGTGAGCTTCTTCCTCAAGAAGGCGTCCGGCATCAAGTCCGGCTCCAAGACCCCGGGCAAGGGCGGTTTCGTCGGCAAGGTCTCCAAGGCGCAGGTGCGTGACATCGCCCTGGCCAAGATGAAGGACCTCAACGCCAACGACGTCGAAGCTGCCATGCTCATGGTTGAAGGCTCTGCCCGTTCGATGGGCCTCGAGGTCACGGAGTAA
- the nusG gene encoding transcription termination/antitermination protein NusG, translating to MPKRWYIVHAYSNFEKKVAESIREKAAQKGLSDLFEEILVPMEKVVEVRRGRKVDAERKFFPGYVLVKMDMTDEAFHLIKNTPKVTGFLGADQKPQPISEKEALRILNQVQEGVERPKPSVSFEIGEQVRVSDGPFASFSGIVEEVDDERARLKVAVSIFGRPTPVELEFGQVDKVG from the coding sequence ATGCCCAAGCGCTGGTACATTGTGCACGCCTATTCCAATTTCGAGAAGAAGGTGGCCGAGTCCATTCGCGAGAAAGCCGCGCAGAAGGGGCTCTCCGATCTGTTCGAGGAAATCCTCGTGCCGATGGAAAAGGTCGTCGAGGTGCGTCGGGGTCGCAAGGTCGATGCCGAGCGCAAGTTCTTCCCGGGGTACGTGCTCGTGAAGATGGACATGACCGACGAGGCCTTCCATCTGATCAAGAACACGCCGAAGGTGACGGGGTTCCTTGGCGCGGACCAGAAGCCGCAGCCGATCTCCGAGAAGGAGGCCCTGCGCATCCTCAACCAGGTCCAGGAAGGTGTCGAGCGGCCGAAGCCCTCGGTCAGCTTCGAGATCGGCGAACAGGTGCGCGTGTCCGACGGTCCCTTCGCGTCCTTCTCCGGCATTGTCGAGGAAGTCGACGACGAGCGTGCGCGCCTCAAGGTGGCCGTGTCGATCTTTGGTCGTCCGACCCCGGTGGAACTCGAATTCGGTCAGGTCGACAAGGTCGGCTGA